In Planococcus shixiaomingii, the DNA window TTAGCAGCGTATACAGTGGGGATGAAGTACAAGTTTACATACCCATACTCCCATGGAAAACGCTAATAATAATCACTACTCGGACGTTTAAGACCCTATTCATCTTTTGTTCCATATATTCTGCAAAAGTATACTTTTTGATTTTAGTTTGGTTAGAACTAGGAAATCTTATTTAGACTGACTAGTTTACGTACGCTGCCTTCTCATTTTAAATTGCCCTTAAGTTCTTTATAAAATAAAGGGGATTTTCCAGACAAAAAAGAGAGCTTCTAAACATTTTTATGTTTAGAAGCTCTCTTGTAACTTTTATCTTCTATTTTACTTTTAATCCGGCTTTACTTTTCATACACATAATAATCTTGTGCATGCTTGACCGCAAAGCCAATTGCTTTATACAAACCTAAGGCATGAGCATTCTTCGTTTCTACGTCAAGATGGACCGAATAGCCTGCTTCACTTTGTTGTTTGACGATGTGCCGTAATACTTTGCGTCCTATCCCTTTGCCTTGGTGTTCGGGAAGAATAGAAAATCCATAAATCCATGCCTGACCATCTTCTCTTTTTATCCGAATTTTACCGACGGTTTCATTATTGACGTCAATCATTAGCATATCTGTGTCTTGTTCTCCGCTGACTCTGCTCTCCATCGCCGTAGCGTCTTCAAGTGGTATATCGAATGCTTCTACATCGAGTCGGATTCTCATATCTAAATCTGTACTTTCAGCTTGACGTAAAGTGAAGCCGGTTGAAGCAGAGAGGGGTTGTGGTTCCCACTGCATTTGATGTTCTGAAAATGCATAACTGGCTCCTTGTTTTTTCAGAAAATCCTTAGCTGCTTCAGAGCCAGCTGGTGCATTCAATAATATTTTTTTGTAACCAAGTCGATTTGCTGAAGCCATTGCTTCCCCAAAC includes these proteins:
- a CDS encoding GNAT family N-acetyltransferase; amino-acid sequence: MLTTKQLYDLERLQKEVEANDDLELKLNWEMLRARDSNQHDFFHYENDELIAFIGLYSFGSTVEVTGMVKPGARRKGHFTKLFGEAMASANRLGYKKILLNAPAGSEAAKDFLKKQGASYAFSEHQMQWEPQPLSASTGFTLRQAESTDLDMRIRLDVEAFDIPLEDATAMESRVSGEQDTDMLMIDVNNETVGKIRIKREDGQAWIYGFSILPEHQGKGIGRKVLRHIVKQQSEAGYSVHLDVETKNAHALGLYKAIGFAVKHAQDYYVYEK